The following proteins come from a genomic window of Iamia sp. SCSIO 61187:
- a CDS encoding AMP-binding protein, giving the protein MSQVNAAGTGWQYADVWDLVAELRPGLDAVVHGDRRTSWAAFRDRAGRLASSLVDGGAGQGDRVAQYLYNCSEYLEVSYAAYQAGLTPVNTNYRYRADELAYLWDNADAVAVVFHGAFTDTIEAMRDRVPTVRRWLLVDDGSGTCPDWAEPYEAIVSTGPVGAYQPPWGRSGDDIVMIYTGGTTGMPKGVMWRHDDMFRSFNVVGDPDECDLGAVRDRLSAAEESPVGIPGSPLMHATGYMFAKSMLVQGGTVVTLPDRHFDVRSLLATIEREGVTAVAIVGDAFARPILEALDAAPGQRDLSSLQLLVSAGVMWSAETKAGLARHLPGTLFADLLGSTEANGLGSSVSGAGSDPSTATFSLGALAMVIDEDDNVLGPGGAGLLAVGGPGPVGYHKDPDKTAATFRTVAAQRVSVPGDWARVEDDGSITLLGRGSLCINTGGEKVFPEEVEEALESHPAVRDTTVVGVPDPALGEAVAAVVSLADGHSVTAEDLIAHVKRRIAGYKAPRHVLIVDDVGRAPNGKADYAGSRRRLLDHLSVPSPTPAP; this is encoded by the coding sequence ATGAGCCAGGTCAACGCTGCTGGCACGGGTTGGCAGTACGCCGACGTCTGGGACCTGGTCGCCGAGCTGCGCCCGGGCCTGGACGCCGTGGTCCACGGGGACCGGCGCACCAGCTGGGCGGCGTTCCGGGACCGCGCCGGGCGGCTGGCGTCGAGCCTCGTGGACGGCGGCGCCGGGCAGGGCGACCGGGTGGCGCAGTACCTCTACAACTGCTCCGAGTACCTGGAGGTCTCCTACGCGGCCTACCAGGCCGGGCTCACCCCGGTGAACACCAACTACCGCTACCGGGCCGACGAGCTCGCCTACCTGTGGGACAACGCCGACGCGGTGGCCGTCGTGTTCCACGGGGCCTTCACCGACACCATCGAGGCGATGCGCGACCGGGTGCCCACCGTGCGGCGGTGGCTGCTGGTCGACGATGGCAGCGGGACGTGCCCGGACTGGGCCGAGCCCTACGAGGCGATCGTGAGCACAGGGCCCGTCGGGGCCTACCAGCCCCCGTGGGGCCGCAGCGGCGACGACATCGTGATGATTTACACCGGTGGCACCACCGGCATGCCCAAGGGCGTGATGTGGCGCCATGACGACATGTTCCGGTCCTTCAACGTCGTCGGGGACCCTGACGAGTGCGACCTCGGCGCCGTGCGTGACCGGCTGAGCGCGGCCGAAGAGTCGCCGGTGGGCATCCCCGGATCGCCGCTCATGCACGCCACGGGGTACATGTTCGCCAAGAGCATGCTGGTCCAGGGCGGGACCGTGGTCACGCTGCCGGACCGGCACTTCGACGTGCGGTCCCTGCTCGCCACCATCGAGCGCGAGGGCGTCACGGCCGTGGCCATCGTGGGCGACGCCTTCGCCCGGCCGATCCTGGAGGCGCTCGACGCCGCTCCGGGCCAACGGGACCTCTCGAGCCTGCAGCTGCTCGTGTCGGCCGGTGTGATGTGGAGCGCCGAGACCAAGGCCGGCCTCGCCCGCCACCTCCCCGGCACCCTGTTTGCCGATCTGCTCGGCTCCACCGAAGCCAACGGGTTGGGTTCATCGGTGTCGGGGGCCGGCTCCGACCCGTCCACGGCCACGTTCTCCCTCGGTGCGCTCGCCATGGTCATCGACGAGGACGACAACGTGCTCGGGCCCGGCGGTGCCGGTCTGCTCGCCGTCGGCGGACCAGGACCGGTCGGCTACCACAAGGACCCTGACAAGACGGCGGCCACCTTCCGCACCGTCGCCGCCCAGCGGGTATCGGTGCCGGGCGACTGGGCCCGGGTCGAGGACGACGGCAGCATCACCCTGCTCGGCCGGGGGTCGCTGTGCATCAACACCGGCGGCGAGAAGGTCTTTCCCGAAGAGGTCGAGGAGGCCCTCGAGTCGCACCCGGCCGTGCGAGACACGACCGTGGTGGGGGTGCCGGACCCGGCCCTCGGCGAGGCGGTCGCAGCCGTCGTGTCCCTCGCCGACGGCCACTCGGTCACGGCCGAGGACCTGATCGCCCACGTCAAGCGGCGCATCGCCGGGTACAAGGCGCCGCGCCACGTACTGATCGTGGACGACGTGGGGCGGGCCCCGAACGGCAAGGCGGACTACGCCGGCAGCCGTCGGCGGCTGCTCGATCACCTGTCAGTCCCGTCCCCTACCCCGGCTCCTTGA
- a CDS encoding zinc-binding dehydrogenase — MNAAAMVLAAPRTLEPRELPLPQIGADDALLRVEACGLCGTDHEQYSGQLHPGHAFIPGHEAVGVIEQIGPVAAERWGVSEGQRVAVEVFRSCRECDACRAGTYRRCVRNGLTTMYGFVSVDTDPGLWGGYATHQYLAPDSMVLPVPEGLDPVVATLFNPLGAGIRWGATVPGTGPGDAVAVLGCGVRGLSAAVAAKEAGADFVMVTGAGERDRPRLAAAPDFGADLVVDVTEDDPIAAFRAATGRPGADVIVDVTAKAPQVVAQAVQLAAAGGRIVIAGTRGGGGAPGFEPDHVVYKELRIEGALGVDVVAYRAALDVLASGRYPFADLDRVTVGLDGVEDLLRTMAGEGGTPPIHGVVTPGR, encoded by the coding sequence ATGAACGCCGCTGCCATGGTGCTCGCAGCACCACGCACCCTCGAGCCGCGAGAGCTGCCGCTCCCCCAGATCGGTGCCGACGACGCCCTGCTCCGAGTGGAGGCCTGCGGGCTGTGCGGCACCGACCACGAGCAGTACAGCGGCCAGCTCCATCCGGGACACGCCTTCATACCCGGTCACGAGGCCGTCGGGGTGATCGAGCAGATCGGCCCGGTGGCCGCCGAGCGATGGGGCGTGTCGGAGGGGCAGCGGGTGGCGGTCGAGGTGTTCCGGTCCTGCCGGGAGTGCGACGCCTGCCGGGCCGGCACCTACCGGCGGTGCGTGCGCAACGGCCTGACCACCATGTACGGGTTCGTGTCCGTCGACACCGACCCGGGGCTGTGGGGCGGCTACGCCACGCACCAGTACCTGGCGCCGGACTCGATGGTGCTGCCGGTGCCCGAGGGCCTCGACCCGGTGGTGGCCACGTTGTTCAACCCGCTGGGGGCCGGCATCCGCTGGGGCGCCACGGTGCCGGGCACCGGTCCCGGCGACGCCGTGGCCGTCCTCGGCTGCGGGGTTCGCGGGCTCTCGGCGGCGGTGGCGGCCAAGGAGGCCGGCGCCGACTTCGTGATGGTGACCGGCGCCGGCGAGCGCGATCGTCCCCGCCTCGCCGCCGCCCCCGACTTCGGCGCCGACCTGGTGGTCGACGTGACCGAGGACGACCCGATCGCGGCGTTCCGGGCCGCCACCGGCCGCCCGGGTGCCGACGTCATCGTCGACGTCACCGCCAAGGCGCCCCAGGTGGTGGCCCAGGCGGTGCAGCTGGCCGCCGCCGGTGGACGCATCGTCATCGCCGGCACCCGCGGCGGCGGCGGGGCGCCAGGGTTCGAGCCCGACCACGTCGTGTACAAGGAGCTGCGCATCGAGGGCGCCCTCGGAGTGGACGTGGTCGCCTACCGCGCCGCGCTCGACGTGCTCGCCTCGGGCCGTTACCCCTTCGCCGATCTCGATCGGGTCACCGTCGGCCTCGACGGCGTCGAGGACCTGCTTCGCACCATGGCCGGCGAGGGCGGCACCCCACCCATCCACGGCGTGGTCACGCCTGGGCGGTGA
- a CDS encoding PaaI family thioesterase: protein MSEGAEALSEEEQQRRRAMIAEHMPRTPFISLLGLQVETFEPDAVAMRLPFREDLTNEGVYYHGGAIAGALDTCGAFAAWSNHDFAKGARASTVGLSIQYVGACKRSDLVCRATTTRRAKELIFVDIVGEDEAGSPVAHAILTYRIVP from the coding sequence GTGAGCGAGGGTGCGGAGGCCCTGAGCGAGGAGGAGCAGCAGCGCCGCCGGGCGATGATTGCCGAGCACATGCCGCGGACGCCGTTCATCTCCCTGCTCGGGCTGCAGGTCGAGACGTTCGAACCCGATGCCGTGGCCATGCGCCTCCCGTTCCGGGAGGACCTGACCAACGAGGGCGTCTACTACCACGGTGGTGCCATCGCCGGTGCCCTCGACACCTGCGGCGCGTTCGCCGCCTGGTCGAACCACGACTTCGCCAAGGGTGCCCGGGCCTCGACCGTCGGTCTGTCGATCCAGTACGTCGGTGCGTGCAAGCGCTCCGACCTCGTCTGCCGGGCCACAACGACCCGGCGGGCCAAGGAGCTGATCTTCGTCGACATCGTCGGCGAGGACGAGGCCGGGAGCCCCGTGGCCCACGCCATCCTCACCTATCGGATCGTCCCATGA
- a CDS encoding NAD(P)/FAD-dependent oxidoreductase, with product MTDTSGGDNVRDLRVAVIGAGMAGIASVIKLREAGIDDVTVFEKAHDVGGTWRENTYPGIACDVPSHLYSYSFAANADWTHTFSPGDEIQAYFQGVARSQGVYERTRFGEEVVSLDYDGGRWALATARGHRDEFDVVIAATGVLHHPNVPDLPGLGSFAGATFHSARWDHDVPVDGRRVGVIGTGSSAVQITGALVDRVAHLDLFQRTPQWIMPVDNTPYDEAQRRAFRDDPSLMRQARDGLGQAFADHFANAVIAADSPAMAIIEEACRAHLEKVADPVLREQLRPDYRAGCKRLVASGEFYDAIQRPNASLVTERIERIEAGGVRTVDGELHELDVLVLATGFRSDRFLRPIQVRGRDGVCLDDVWAERPSAHVALAVPGLPNLFLLNGPNGPVGNFSLIDVAELQLDYTIQLLDLLRDGAESVEPTAEAAEAFEQARVEATKNTVWVTGCRSWYLDDRGIPAAWPWSIDHFREVMQAPDLTQYRVTGAAVGANP from the coding sequence GTGACCGACACCTCTGGAGGGGACAACGTGCGAGACCTGCGCGTCGCCGTCATCGGCGCCGGCATGGCTGGCATCGCCAGCGTGATCAAGCTGCGCGAGGCCGGCATCGACGACGTGACCGTGTTCGAGAAGGCGCACGACGTGGGGGGCACGTGGCGGGAGAACACCTACCCCGGCATCGCGTGCGACGTGCCCTCGCACCTCTACAGCTACTCGTTCGCGGCCAACGCCGACTGGACGCACACGTTCTCCCCCGGCGACGAGATCCAGGCGTACTTCCAGGGCGTCGCCCGCAGCCAGGGCGTGTACGAGCGGACGCGCTTCGGCGAGGAGGTCGTGTCGCTCGACTACGACGGTGGCCGGTGGGCGCTAGCCACGGCCCGCGGGCACCGGGACGAGTTCGACGTCGTCATCGCCGCCACCGGTGTGCTCCACCACCCCAACGTCCCCGACCTGCCCGGGTTGGGCTCCTTCGCCGGCGCCACGTTCCACAGCGCCCGGTGGGACCACGACGTGCCCGTCGACGGTCGCCGGGTCGGCGTGATCGGCACCGGCTCCTCGGCCGTGCAGATCACCGGTGCCCTGGTCGACCGGGTGGCGCACCTGGACCTGTTCCAGCGCACGCCGCAGTGGATCATGCCGGTCGACAACACCCCCTACGACGAGGCCCAGCGCCGGGCGTTCCGGGACGACCCCTCCCTGATGCGCCAGGCGCGCGACGGCCTCGGCCAGGCCTTCGCCGACCACTTCGCCAACGCCGTGATCGCCGCCGACTCACCGGCCATGGCGATCATCGAGGAGGCGTGCCGCGCCCACCTCGAGAAAGTGGCGGATCCGGTCCTGCGCGAGCAGCTGCGCCCCGACTACCGCGCCGGGTGCAAGCGCCTCGTCGCCTCCGGCGAGTTCTACGACGCCATCCAGCGCCCCAACGCCTCGCTGGTCACCGAGCGGATCGAGCGCATCGAGGCCGGGGGAGTGCGCACCGTCGACGGCGAGCTCCACGAGCTCGACGTGCTCGTGCTGGCCACCGGGTTCCGCTCCGACCGATTCCTGCGCCCGATCCAGGTGCGAGGGCGCGACGGCGTCTGCCTCGACGACGTCTGGGCCGAGCGTCCCAGCGCTCACGTCGCCCTCGCCGTCCCGGGCTTGCCCAACCTGTTCCTCCTCAACGGGCCGAACGGACCGGTCGGGAACTTCTCGCTCATCGACGTCGCCGAGCTCCAGCTCGACTACACCATCCAGCTGCTCGACCTGCTCCGCGACGGCGCCGAGTCGGTGGAGCCGACCGCCGAGGCGGCCGAGGCCTTCGAGCAGGCCCGGGTGGAGGCGACCAAGAACACGGTGTGGGTCACCGGTTGTCGTAGCTGGTACCTCGACGACCGGGGCATCCCGGCGGCCTGGCCGTGGAGCATCGATCACTTCCGCGAGGTGATGCAGGCCCCCGACCTCACCCAGTACCGGGTGACCGGGGCCGCGGTCGGAGCGAACCCCTGA
- a CDS encoding amidohydrolase family protein encodes MATHDLIIRGGTVVDGSGGAPRPADLAVDGDRIVAVGRVEGTASREIDADGALVTPGFVDIHAHYDGQATWDHHLAPSSWQGVTTVVMGNCGVGFAPVRPADHDRLIELMEGVEDIPGAALHEGLSWEWQSFGEYLEAVDRIPHDIDVAAQVPHGAVRLHVMGERGAQREPATAEEITQMASLAAEGVAAGALGFTTSRTMNHRTSRGEPTPTLTASADELVGIARGLGELGRGVLQVVSDHMNTDEEFATFRRMVSESGRPLSFSLVQSPFDPDGYREVLGRIDAAQADGLAITAQVGTRAVGLLLGLQCTLHPFLTNPVFAEIATLSVPEQARVMADEGFKARVLEAAATSGKVRKLGGGLIGRFEAMYELADPPDYEPDPDDSIAARAARAGRAVEDYVYDLLVADEGRTLLYLPALNFAGGTLDAVGEMLAHPHTVPGLGDGGAHVGTISDGSFPTTLLTMWGRDRDHGRLGLAYLVQQHCRDTARTVGLRDRGMLAPGYRADINVVDFDNLRARRPEVRYDLPAGGRRLLQRADGYLHTVVAGVETYRGGEPTGELPGRLVRGPQPAPA; translated from the coding sequence GTGGCCACCCACGACCTCATCATCAGGGGAGGCACGGTCGTCGACGGCTCGGGCGGCGCACCGCGCCCTGCCGACCTCGCCGTCGACGGCGACCGCATAGTGGCTGTCGGCCGGGTCGAGGGGACCGCCTCGCGGGAGATCGACGCCGACGGAGCGCTCGTCACCCCCGGCTTCGTCGACATCCACGCCCACTACGACGGCCAGGCCACCTGGGACCACCACCTGGCCCCATCGTCGTGGCAAGGTGTCACGACGGTGGTGATGGGCAACTGCGGCGTGGGCTTCGCACCGGTCCGGCCGGCCGACCACGACCGTCTCATCGAGCTGATGGAGGGCGTCGAGGACATCCCCGGCGCGGCCCTGCACGAGGGGCTGAGCTGGGAGTGGCAGTCCTTCGGCGAGTACCTCGAGGCCGTCGACCGCATCCCCCACGACATCGACGTCGCCGCCCAGGTGCCCCACGGCGCCGTCCGGTTGCACGTCATGGGGGAGCGGGGGGCCCAGCGCGAGCCGGCCACGGCCGAGGAGATCACCCAGATGGCGTCGCTGGCGGCCGAGGGCGTGGCCGCGGGGGCGCTGGGGTTCACGACGTCGCGGACGATGAACCACCGCACAAGCCGCGGCGAGCCCACCCCCACGCTGACCGCGTCGGCCGACGAGCTCGTCGGCATCGCCCGGGGGCTCGGCGAGCTCGGGCGCGGTGTGCTGCAGGTGGTGTCCGACCACATGAACACCGACGAGGAGTTCGCCACCTTCCGCCGGATGGTGTCCGAGTCGGGTCGGCCCCTGTCGTTCTCGCTCGTGCAGAGCCCGTTCGACCCGGACGGGTACCGCGAGGTGCTGGGACGCATCGACGCCGCCCAGGCCGACGGACTGGCCATCACCGCCCAGGTGGGCACCCGTGCCGTCGGCCTGCTGCTCGGCCTCCAGTGCACGCTCCACCCGTTCCTCACCAACCCGGTCTTCGCCGAGATCGCCACGCTCAGCGTGCCCGAGCAGGCCCGGGTCATGGCCGACGAGGGCTTCAAGGCCCGGGTGCTGGAGGCCGCGGCGACCAGCGGCAAGGTGCGCAAGCTGGGCGGCGGGCTGATCGGCCGCTTCGAGGCTATGTACGAGCTGGCCGACCCACCTGACTACGAGCCGGACCCCGACGACAGCATCGCGGCCCGAGCGGCTCGCGCCGGTCGGGCGGTCGAGGACTACGTGTACGACCTGCTCGTGGCCGACGAGGGTCGCACGCTGCTGTACCTGCCGGCGCTCAACTTCGCCGGCGGCACCCTCGACGCGGTGGGGGAGATGCTGGCCCATCCCCACACGGTCCCCGGCCTCGGCGACGGCGGCGCCCACGTGGGCACGATCAGCGACGGCAGCTTCCCGACGACGCTGCTCACGATGTGGGGTCGCGACCGCGACCACGGACGGCTGGGGCTGGCCTACCTGGTGCAGCAGCACTGCCGGGACACCGCCCGCACGGTGGGCCTGCGTGACCGCGGCATGCTGGCTCCCGGGTACCGGGCCGACATCAACGTGGTCGACTTCGACAACCTCCGAGCCCGTCGTCCCGAGGTCCGCTACGACCTCCCGGCCGGCGGCCGACGCCTGCTGCAGCGGGCCGACGGCTATCTCCACACCGTCGTGGCCGGCGTGGAGACCTACCGGGGCGGCGAGCCGACGGGCGAGCTGCCCGGCCGCCTGGTGCGTGGGCCCCAACCGGCCCCGGCGTGA
- a CDS encoding amidohydrolase family protein: MKVDYPIISADSHITEAPNTYTDFIDPAWRDRAPHMVDGGEEMGDMFVVEGSKVPIPMGLVAAAGKDPSEIRTKGTRFDELHRGGWDPTARLAEQDADGVAAEIIYPTVGMVLCNIDDYDLKKASFDAYNRWIAEYCAHAPHRLLGAGQTAMRSPEEGIEDLKAIKALGLRGVMMPGLPAVEDYDSPVYDPFWETAIELELPLSFHILTTKSDKTRGPAISSFLSIVRGCQDIMAMLVFGGVFERHPGLKVVCVEADAGWVPHFMYRMDHAFNRHRYWLKPGADLKRLPSEYFAEHIYVTFQDDWTAFRFADAMNWKRLMWANDFPHSDSTWPWSQELLDKHTAQLSDEQTKAILSDNVAELYGIDTSSLTTTA, from the coding sequence ATGAAGGTCGACTACCCGATCATCTCGGCGGACTCGCACATCACCGAGGCGCCGAACACCTACACCGACTTCATCGATCCCGCGTGGCGCGACCGTGCTCCCCACATGGTGGACGGCGGCGAGGAGATGGGGGACATGTTCGTGGTGGAGGGCTCCAAGGTGCCGATCCCCATGGGCTTGGTCGCCGCGGCGGGCAAGGACCCGTCCGAGATCCGCACCAAGGGCACCCGCTTCGATGAGCTCCACCGGGGTGGCTGGGATCCGACCGCCCGGCTGGCCGAGCAGGACGCGGACGGCGTCGCCGCCGAGATCATCTACCCCACGGTGGGCATGGTCCTCTGCAACATCGACGACTACGACCTCAAGAAGGCGTCCTTCGACGCCTACAACCGCTGGATCGCCGAGTACTGCGCGCATGCGCCCCACCGCCTCCTCGGCGCCGGCCAGACGGCCATGCGCTCCCCGGAGGAGGGCATCGAGGACCTGAAGGCCATCAAGGCACTGGGCCTGCGGGGCGTGATGATGCCGGGCCTGCCAGCGGTGGAGGACTACGACTCGCCGGTGTACGACCCGTTCTGGGAAACCGCCATCGAGCTCGAGCTGCCGCTCAGCTTCCACATCCTCACCACCAAGAGCGACAAGACCCGCGGTCCGGCGATCTCCAGCTTCCTGTCCATCGTGCGGGGCTGCCAGGACATCATGGCCATGCTCGTCTTCGGCGGTGTGTTCGAACGCCACCCGGGCCTGAAGGTGGTGTGCGTCGAGGCCGACGCTGGCTGGGTCCCGCACTTCATGTACCGGATGGACCACGCCTTCAACCGCCACCGGTACTGGCTCAAGCCCGGGGCCGACCTGAAGCGTCTCCCCAGCGAGTACTTCGCCGAGCACATCTACGTCACGTTCCAGGACGACTGGACCGCGTTCCGCTTCGCCGATGCCATGAACTGGAAGCGGCTCATGTGGGCCAACGACTTCCCCCACAGCGACTCCACCTGGCCGTGGTCCCAGGAGCTGCTCGACAAGCACACCGCCCAGCTGAGCGACGAGCAGACCAAGGCCATCCTCAGCGACAACGTCGCCGAGCTGTACGGCATCGACACCTCCTCGCTGACCACCACCGCCTGA
- a CDS encoding zinc-binding dehydrogenase codes for MTTTGRAALFFGPGKPFELTELPVPDPEPGAMVVRVTRANICGSDLHIWRGDGFLSAMARADGRIVGHEMTGTVHALGAGVTTDWAGQPLAEGDRVAYQYFAPCGRCRSCTRGMTEACNRSFRVLQGRPTDFPHFRGAYADYFYLTPQMAVYKVPDQVTDTMVAGVNCALAQVIMGLERVQMGMGDRVVVQGAGGLGLYATAVARDRGAETVIVIDGVEDRLDLARRMGADHTIDMRQVTTADERVAAVKDLTAGWGADVVCELVGRPDAISEGLRMVGLGGRYLEIGTFYPGTSLELDPGFLVMANVRVEAVAAYDARSLQRALGFLKRHVDDLPLEQVVVDYPLEQINQAFADQDAGKVTRASLIMTA; via the coding sequence ATGACGACCACCGGGCGGGCCGCCCTGTTCTTCGGCCCGGGCAAGCCCTTCGAGCTCACCGAGCTGCCGGTGCCGGATCCGGAGCCGGGCGCCATGGTGGTCCGCGTCACGAGGGCGAACATCTGCGGCAGCGACCTGCACATCTGGCGCGGCGACGGCTTCCTGTCGGCCATGGCCCGCGCCGACGGGCGCATCGTCGGCCACGAGATGACCGGCACCGTCCATGCGCTCGGAGCGGGCGTCACGACGGATTGGGCCGGGCAGCCGCTGGCCGAGGGTGATCGTGTCGCCTACCAGTACTTCGCTCCGTGCGGGCGATGCCGGTCCTGCACCCGGGGCATGACCGAGGCGTGCAACCGATCGTTCCGGGTGCTCCAGGGCCGGCCCACGGACTTCCCGCACTTCCGGGGCGCCTACGCCGACTACTTCTACCTCACCCCCCAGATGGCCGTGTACAAGGTGCCCGACCAGGTGACCGACACGATGGTCGCCGGCGTCAACTGCGCGCTGGCCCAGGTGATCATGGGCTTGGAGCGGGTGCAGATGGGCATGGGTGACCGGGTGGTCGTCCAGGGTGCGGGCGGCTTGGGGCTCTACGCGACCGCCGTCGCCCGCGACCGGGGCGCCGAGACGGTCATCGTCATCGACGGGGTGGAGGACCGCCTCGACCTCGCCCGCCGGATGGGCGCCGACCACACCATCGACATGCGCCAGGTCACCACCGCCGACGAGCGGGTGGCGGCGGTCAAGGACCTCACCGCCGGCTGGGGCGCCGACGTCGTGTGCGAGCTGGTCGGTCGTCCCGACGCGATCAGCGAGGGCCTGCGCATGGTCGGGCTCGGCGGGCGGTACCTGGAGATCGGCACCTTCTACCCGGGAACGTCCCTCGAGCTCGACCCGGGGTTCCTGGTCATGGCCAACGTGCGGGTCGAGGCGGTGGCCGCCTACGACGCGCGCAGCCTGCAGCGAGCGCTGGGCTTCCTCAAGCGCCACGTCGACGACCTGCCCCTCGAGCAGGTGGTCGTCGACTACCCGCTCGAGCAGATCAACCAGGCCTTCGCCGACCAGGACGCTGGCAAGGTGACCCGCGCGTCGCTCATCATGACGGCATGA
- a CDS encoding acyl-CoA dehydrogenase family protein: protein MSAAARLDQQPSAEEVLAEVRDWLAVTWDPERPLDEWRALLVDSGWGCPGWPRDRYGRGLPPDLARLATDELRAAGAVGPAVGVGMSLAAPTLLEHGSLELQRVLLRGIATGQDPWCQLFSEPSNGSDLAGLTTHARRDGDEWVVTGQKVWTTGAHHAAYGMLLARTDPDVPKHHGISFFALPMHQPGVEVRPLRQMNGRSSFNEVFLDEACVPHANLVGDLHGGWAVARTTLSHERGLAAGLFGALPSAGGGRTREQAAAEAAAYLKTYEWYPQRAGRPDLVAPLARRLGRSGDPVLRQEVAALHALQWAAQRTAQRASVQRKAGRPGPEGSLGKLHSSAIARAAATTHTHVAGAHAMLDGPGSLEGGIVAEVLVSVPGQSIAGGTDEIQHDIIGERVLGLPKEPSVDAAIPFRDVRTNRRPTR from the coding sequence ATGAGCGCCGCCGCACGCCTCGACCAGCAACCGTCTGCGGAAGAGGTCCTCGCCGAGGTGAGGGACTGGCTCGCCGTCACGTGGGATCCGGAGCGACCGCTCGACGAGTGGCGCGCCCTGCTCGTCGACTCCGGGTGGGGGTGCCCGGGCTGGCCGCGCGACCGGTACGGCCGGGGCCTGCCCCCCGACCTGGCCCGGTTGGCCACCGACGAGCTCCGAGCGGCCGGCGCCGTCGGTCCCGCCGTCGGGGTCGGCATGTCGCTCGCCGCGCCGACGCTGCTCGAACACGGCAGCCTCGAGCTGCAACGCGTCCTGCTGCGAGGCATCGCCACAGGCCAGGACCCCTGGTGCCAGCTCTTCAGCGAACCCAGCAACGGCTCCGACCTGGCCGGCCTCACCACGCACGCCCGCCGCGACGGCGACGAGTGGGTGGTCACCGGCCAGAAGGTGTGGACCACCGGCGCCCACCACGCCGCCTACGGGATGCTGCTCGCCCGCACCGACCCCGACGTCCCCAAGCACCATGGCATCTCGTTCTTCGCGCTTCCCATGCACCAGCCCGGGGTCGAGGTCCGCCCGCTGCGCCAGATGAACGGGCGGTCGTCGTTCAACGAGGTGTTCCTCGACGAGGCGTGCGTGCCGCACGCCAACCTGGTGGGTGATCTGCACGGCGGCTGGGCCGTGGCTCGCACCACGCTGTCGCACGAGCGCGGCCTCGCGGCTGGCCTGTTCGGCGCCCTTCCCTCGGCCGGCGGTGGTCGGACGCGGGAACAGGCCGCCGCCGAGGCCGCCGCGTACCTGAAGACCTACGAGTGGTACCCCCAACGGGCCGGACGGCCCGACCTGGTCGCCCCCCTCGCTCGACGGCTGGGCCGCTCCGGCGATCCGGTGCTGCGACAGGAGGTGGCCGCCCTCCACGCCCTCCAGTGGGCGGCGCAACGCACCGCACAGCGGGCCAGCGTCCAGCGCAAGGCGGGACGCCCCGGCCCCGAGGGATCGCTCGGCAAGCTGCACTCCAGCGCCATCGCCCGGGCCGCCGCGACCACCCACACCCACGTCGCCGGCGCCCACGCCATGCTCGACGGCCCCGGGTCGCTGGAGGGGGGGATCGTCGCCGAGGTCCTCGTCTCGGTGCCGGGGCAATCCATCGCCGGCGGCACCGACGAGATCCAGCACGACATCATCGGTGAGCGGGTCCTCGGTCTGCCGAAGGAGCCCTCCGTCGACGCCGCCATCCCCTTCCGCGACGTGCGCACCAACCGCCGACCGACGCGGTGA
- a CDS encoding enoyl-CoA hydratase-related protein has product MTEPHLLDDAHDGIAVLTMNRPDKRNALSPEMLVRLAQAWRRIRDDDDVRVAVLTGAGDKAFCAGADLGRLIPLLTRQRGPEDEWDQALLSDKAAFADGLLRGFDLDKPIISAIAGDALAGGTELVLATDLRVAAAGITMGLTEVARGLIPGGGGLSRLPRQVPRAKAMEILLLGQPMPVDEARRIGLVNEVVPRDEVMGRAMDMAQRIAANGPLAVRAVKEAVRRSEGTSLDESLRIESEVGVPVFTSKDAVEGPRAFMEKRPPRFTGS; this is encoded by the coding sequence GTGACCGAACCCCACCTCCTCGACGACGCCCACGACGGCATCGCCGTGCTCACCATGAACCGCCCGGACAAGCGCAACGCGCTCAGCCCCGAGATGCTCGTTCGCCTCGCTCAGGCCTGGCGGCGCATCCGCGACGACGACGACGTCCGAGTCGCGGTGCTGACCGGCGCCGGCGACAAGGCGTTCTGCGCCGGGGCCGACCTCGGCCGCCTCATCCCGCTCCTGACCCGGCAACGAGGACCGGAAGACGAGTGGGACCAGGCCCTGCTCTCCGACAAGGCCGCTTTCGCCGACGGGCTGCTCCGCGGCTTCGACCTCGACAAGCCGATCATCTCGGCCATCGCCGGGGACGCCCTCGCCGGCGGCACCGAGCTGGTCCTGGCCACCGACCTGCGGGTTGCCGCCGCCGGCATCACGATGGGGCTCACCGAGGTGGCCCGGGGCCTGATCCCCGGTGGCGGTGGCCTGAGCCGGCTGCCCCGCCAGGTCCCCCGGGCCAAGGCCATGGAGATCCTCCTGCTCGGCCAGCCCATGCCCGTCGACGAGGCAAGGCGCATCGGGCTGGTCAACGAGGTCGTCCCCCGCGACGAGGTGATGGGCCGGGCCATGGACATGGCCCAGCGCATCGCCGCCAACGGGCCGCTCGCCGTACGGGCGGTCAAGGAGGCGGTCCGGCGCTCCGAGGGCACCAGTCTCGACGAGTCACTGCGCATCGAGTCCGAGGTCGGCGTGCCGGTGTTCACCTCCAAGGACGCCGTCGAGGGCCCGCGAGCGTTCATGGAGAAGCGCCCACCTCGGTTCACAGGGAGCTGA